In the Advenella kashmirensis WT001 genome, one interval contains:
- a CDS encoding sulfite exporter TauE/SafE family protein translates to MLILTGSLLGLLIGSVLGLTGAGGGIFAVPALVFGLGMSIRDAAPVALLAVGSAALLGALQGLRQGIVRYKAAALLAATGAFTAPLGVTLAHQFAAWCLNLIFVIIMLVVAGRMFISSIQSETAAEPATLKAKPCHVSDKTGRFVWGARIAITLGAIGAVTGLFTGLLGVGGGFIIVPALAYASNLRMHSIVATSLMVIALLSAVTFFSAWSQGVLLSGPTYAFALASLVGMAMGRLVAPNISSRMLQRFFSVICVVVALMMLMRNVG, encoded by the coding sequence ATGCTGATCTTGACTGGCAGTTTGCTGGGCCTGCTGATTGGCTCGGTGTTGGGATTGACGGGGGCAGGAGGCGGTATTTTCGCGGTGCCTGCGCTGGTGTTCGGTCTGGGCATGAGTATCCGGGACGCCGCACCGGTCGCATTGCTGGCTGTTGGCTCGGCAGCACTCCTGGGCGCATTGCAAGGGCTGCGCCAGGGCATTGTCCGATATAAGGCCGCCGCGTTGTTGGCTGCTACCGGTGCGTTCACTGCGCCGCTGGGTGTTACTCTGGCGCACCAGTTTGCTGCCTGGTGCCTGAACCTTATTTTCGTGATTATCATGCTTGTGGTCGCTGGCCGCATGTTCATATCGTCAATCCAGTCTGAAACCGCTGCAGAACCGGCAACACTAAAAGCCAAACCATGCCACGTTTCCGATAAAACAGGGCGCTTCGTATGGGGAGCGCGCATTGCTATCACGCTGGGGGCTATCGGCGCTGTGACTGGGTTGTTTACTGGTCTGCTGGGCGTTGGCGGCGGCTTTATCATTGTTCCGGCCTTGGCATACGCCAGTAACCTTCGTATGCATAGTATTGTCGCGACCTCTTTGATGGTCATAGCGCTGTTGTCTGCGGTGACATTTTTTTCCGCCTGGAGCCAGGGCGTACTACTCAGTGGGCCAACTTACGCTTTTGCGCTAGCTTCGCTTGTGGGTATGGCTATGGGCCGTTTGGTAGCGCCCAACATATCTTCGCGAATGTTGCAGCGTTTCTTCTCAGTTATTTGCGTTGTGGTGGCACTCATGATGCTGATGCGCAATGTTGGCTGA
- the dsbG gene encoding thiol:disulfide interchange protein DsbG, giving the protein MFPVSTRIAFFAALPFLLMSAYSQAQNKERPAVIQALEAQGLDVIKEFDVGGGLRAFATAAGDRPIAVYVTSDGKAIVGTRVDATGESIDEKTLQNLVAKPMDDKAWTQLESAHWVQDGKADAPRIIYAFSDANCPYCHKFWEAARPWVQAGKVQLRHLLVGVIKEDSPAKAAAILGAKDSSAAFAENERNFDRGGIKPAKNVPDDVLKILDEHQMLMFSMGFRGTPGIVVRERDGQVKKFNGMPQAEQLAEVLGPR; this is encoded by the coding sequence ATGTTTCCAGTATCTACACGCATCGCTTTTTTCGCGGCGCTACCGTTTTTGCTCATGTCGGCTTACAGTCAGGCTCAAAACAAGGAGCGACCAGCGGTGATTCAGGCATTGGAGGCGCAGGGCCTGGACGTGATCAAGGAGTTCGATGTGGGCGGTGGACTGCGCGCATTTGCCACTGCGGCTGGCGATCGGCCCATTGCCGTTTATGTTACCAGCGATGGCAAAGCCATTGTAGGCACCCGGGTGGACGCTACGGGCGAGTCGATAGATGAGAAGACGCTTCAAAATCTGGTGGCCAAGCCGATGGATGATAAAGCATGGACGCAACTGGAGTCCGCCCACTGGGTACAGGACGGAAAGGCAGATGCGCCCCGTATCATCTATGCGTTTTCCGATGCGAACTGCCCTTATTGTCACAAGTTCTGGGAAGCCGCCAGACCTTGGGTGCAGGCAGGCAAGGTTCAGCTTCGTCACCTTCTCGTGGGTGTAATCAAGGAGGACAGCCCGGCCAAGGCGGCTGCGATACTTGGCGCCAAGGATTCTTCTGCTGCTTTTGCGGAGAATGAACGCAATTTCGATCGTGGTGGCATTAAACCAGCCAAAAATGTTCCGGACGATGTGCTCAAAATCCTGGACGAGCATCAGATGCTTATGTTCTCCATGGGTTTCCGGGGCACGCCCGGAATTGTTGTTCGGGAACGAGATGGCCAGGTCAAGAAATTTAACGGCATGCCGCAAGCCGAACAGTTGGCCGAGGTGCTGGGTCCCCGTTAA
- a CDS encoding TlpA disulfide reductase family protein codes for MISVGPFSIQTVIVILAVAVAWIVARLLARRLADTSHKTAGGVVIDSVFWGLLAARLAYIIQWWDEYRVKPASMIAIGDGGFSWWVGVLVAIGFVWWRTRSIPALHRSVQGGVLAGVVAWIVAGSVVALMNRSAPPIPDLQLATLDGQAVSLSAYAGQPVVLNLWASWCPPCRREMPVFEQAQTEFSDIAFVMINQGESAQQAQRFLDSEQLSLTDVLLDHASQAMQSMNSRGLPTTLFFDAQGRLVDSHMGEITMPSLKDKISRHFN; via the coding sequence GTGATAAGCGTCGGTCCGTTTTCGATTCAGACTGTTATTGTCATTCTCGCTGTCGCGGTGGCATGGATTGTGGCGCGCCTGTTGGCCAGACGCCTGGCGGACACTTCCCATAAAACTGCCGGTGGCGTGGTAATTGACTCGGTGTTTTGGGGCTTGCTGGCGGCCAGACTCGCGTACATCATCCAATGGTGGGATGAGTACAGGGTTAAGCCGGCTTCCATGATTGCCATTGGTGACGGTGGCTTTTCCTGGTGGGTGGGGGTACTTGTCGCCATCGGCTTTGTATGGTGGCGAACGCGTTCGATCCCGGCGTTGCACCGCTCTGTTCAGGGGGGTGTCCTGGCCGGTGTTGTTGCCTGGATTGTGGCCGGCAGTGTGGTGGCGTTGATGAATCGATCGGCGCCACCTATACCGGATTTGCAACTGGCCACGCTGGATGGGCAAGCCGTTTCTTTAAGCGCGTATGCGGGGCAGCCGGTGGTGCTTAATCTATGGGCGAGTTGGTGTCCGCCTTGCCGTCGCGAAATGCCGGTGTTCGAGCAGGCGCAGACGGAATTTTCAGATATCGCTTTTGTCATGATCAACCAGGGGGAAAGCGCGCAGCAGGCGCAGCGTTTTCTTGATAGCGAGCAGTTGAGCTTGACGGATGTACTGCTGGACCATGCTTCTCAGGCCATGCAGTCGATGAATTCGCGGGGCTTGCCAACGACCTTGTTCTTTGATGCCCAAGGGCGCCTGGTCGATTCCCATATGGGCGAGATAACGATGCCCAGTCTTAAGGACAAGATATCTCGCCATTTCAATTAA
- the dsbD gene encoding protein-disulfide reductase DsbD: MSIFWKKLYRSVLAIMVLCFFAMGSVSAGTGLFSSGTDAEFLDPAEVFKVEKVSRQGDWLVAQGHIADGYYVYRHSLKLVSAQGVAVGVELPPGTPKQDEFFGDTVIYTADALALRVPVSEAGSMTLHWQGCAEAGICYPPQTMDLDMSLTAAGTSLSASGQNTPSTEGVAQGEVAPEGAANIGEDQAAAQRLASLGPIWGTLLFLGFGLLLAFTPCTLPMIPIVSSMVVGSQARPRRAFFLSLSYVLAMAGTYAVVGVVAGLAGANLQATLQSPWLLSAFAALFLILASSLFGLFELRLPSVLVNRVESAGRSRSGGSLAGAAALGFLSALLVGPCMTAPLAGALLYIGQTGSAVYGGLALFALGLGMGLPLLIIAMFGARVLPKPGTWMDRVRVAFGYVMVGMAVMMLDRFVPASVSLVLWGAWLLSVAIGLLAWAQAVAAKVRLQWTLRTVSAFVGLWSVLMLVGAASGGASVLQPLAHLRGAAQVPAADTANISYIQAKSVQDVDARLAEAAGRGQWTLIDFYADWCISCHVIERTVFGDPAVAARLERMQIVRPDVTQNDAIDQALLKRWAVMGPPTLILVGPDGVERRDLRVVGEIDAGDFLQRLNKAGTP, translated from the coding sequence TTGTCTATTTTTTGGAAAAAACTGTATCGAAGCGTACTCGCCATAATGGTCTTGTGCTTCTTTGCCATGGGCAGCGTGTCAGCCGGTACGGGTCTGTTCTCGTCGGGTACAGATGCGGAGTTTCTTGATCCGGCTGAGGTCTTCAAGGTGGAAAAAGTAAGCCGACAGGGTGATTGGTTGGTGGCACAGGGGCATATAGCAGATGGCTATTATGTTTATCGCCACTCACTGAAACTGGTTTCTGCGCAGGGCGTAGCGGTCGGTGTTGAGCTGCCACCAGGAACGCCCAAGCAAGATGAATTTTTCGGTGATACGGTAATTTACACAGCAGATGCGCTTGCCTTGCGCGTGCCAGTGTCCGAAGCGGGTTCCATGACGCTGCATTGGCAAGGATGCGCTGAGGCCGGCATTTGTTATCCTCCGCAGACGATGGATCTGGATATGTCCCTGACGGCAGCCGGGACTTCGTTGTCTGCATCCGGACAGAACACGCCCTCCACAGAGGGCGTGGCTCAGGGTGAAGTCGCGCCTGAAGGTGCCGCCAATATTGGTGAGGATCAGGCGGCGGCACAGCGACTTGCGTCTCTCGGGCCGATCTGGGGAACGCTGCTGTTTTTGGGTTTCGGCCTGTTATTGGCTTTTACGCCTTGCACACTGCCAATGATCCCGATCGTGTCCAGCATGGTTGTGGGCAGTCAGGCCAGGCCCCGGCGTGCTTTTTTTCTAAGCCTGTCCTATGTGTTGGCGATGGCTGGCACCTACGCTGTGGTGGGCGTGGTGGCTGGACTGGCGGGCGCCAACCTGCAAGCGACGCTGCAGTCACCCTGGTTGTTGAGCGCGTTTGCTGCCTTGTTCCTGATTCTGGCCAGTTCGCTTTTCGGCCTGTTCGAGTTACGTCTGCCATCGGTTCTGGTTAACCGTGTTGAGTCCGCCGGACGCAGTCGATCCGGGGGCAGCCTTGCGGGTGCTGCGGCGCTGGGCTTTCTCTCGGCATTACTGGTTGGTCCGTGCATGACGGCACCGTTGGCCGGGGCGCTGCTGTATATCGGGCAGACCGGCAGTGCGGTGTATGGTGGCCTGGCACTGTTTGCGCTGGGTCTGGGTATGGGGCTGCCGTTGCTGATCATTGCCATGTTTGGCGCACGGGTCCTGCCCAAGCCGGGTACATGGATGGACCGGGTACGGGTTGCTTTCGGTTATGTCATGGTGGGCATGGCGGTCATGATGCTGGATCGCTTTGTGCCAGCGTCAGTAAGTTTGGTGCTCTGGGGGGCCTGGTTGCTGTCTGTCGCTATTGGGCTGCTCGCCTGGGCGCAAGCCGTGGCGGCAAAGGTTCGTTTGCAGTGGACCCTGCGTACGGTATCGGCTTTCGTCGGTCTGTGGTCGGTGTTGATGTTGGTTGGCGCCGCTTCCGGCGGCGCATCCGTACTGCAGCCGCTGGCTCATTTGCGCGGCGCGGCACAGGTTCCAGCGGCAGACACTGCGAATATTTCCTATATTCAGGCCAAATCGGTCCAGGATGTGGATGCGCGTCTGGCTGAAGCTGCCGGGCGCGGTCAATGGACATTGATCGATTTTTATGCAGACTGGTGCATCAGCTGCCATGTGATTGAGCGCACTGTGTTCGGTGATCCTGCCGTGGCGGCACGACTGGAGCGTATGCAAATCGTACGCCCGGATGTCACTCAAAATGATGCCATTGATCAGGCGCTGCTCAAGCGCTGGGCAGTGATGGGACCACCCACGCTGATTCTCGTGGGGCCGGATGGCGTCGAGCGCAGGGACTTACGGGTTGTGGGCGAAATCGATGCAGGCGACTTCCTGCAACGTCTGAACAAGGCGGGCACGCCGTGA
- a CDS encoding response regulator, producing the protein MRVLLVEDDELIGNGIVAGLRTYGITVRHVCAAADAEIAQIDDTFHALILDLGLPDRDGLELLAIARALTRFCPY; encoded by the coding sequence ATGCGAGTACTACTGGTAGAAGACGATGAACTGATCGGCAACGGCATTGTTGCTGGTCTGCGCACGTATGGCATCACCGTGCGCCATGTGTGCGCAGCGGCCGATGCCGAAATTGCCCAAATAGATGACACCTTTCATGCGCTGATACTTGATCTTGGCCTGCCCGACCGCGACGGTCTCGAATTGCTCGCGATCGCGCGCGCGTTGACCCGTTTCTGCCCGTATTGA
- a CDS encoding winged helix-turn-helix domain-containing protein, translated as MEHRLTGLNSGADDYMTKPFDLRELAARLHALVRRTQGRTNQIITAGPLRLEPATGLAWFENEAVTLSRREVDLLTHLATADGRWVPSDVLNERLYGSGEEVNSNALNVHIHNIRRKLRPEAIETTRGLGYRLGWKLKS; from the coding sequence ATGGAACACAGGCTCACCGGTCTTAACAGCGGCGCGGACGACTACATGACCAAACCCTTTGATCTGCGCGAATTAGCTGCAAGACTGCACGCGCTTGTCCGGCGCACACAAGGCAGAACGAACCAAATCATCACCGCCGGCCCGCTGCGTTTGGAGCCAGCAACCGGCCTGGCCTGGTTCGAAAATGAAGCCGTTACGCTGTCGCGCCGTGAAGTCGATCTATTGACCCATCTGGCCACTGCAGACGGACGATGGGTTCCGTCTGACGTGCTTAACGAAAGGCTTTATGGAAGTGGTGAAGAAGTCAACAGCAATGCGCTCAACGTGCATATTCATAATATCCGTCGCAAGCTCAGACCTGAAGCAATCGAAACAACTCGCGGATTAGGATATCGTTTAGGCTGGAAACTTAAATCATGA
- a CDS encoding sensor histidine kinase N-terminal domain-containing protein produces the protein MSLRLRAVLIAGISLVLLWGAAAAWMMQGVRADLDKTLDGRLAMSARMVAGLLERGALTPGQPAPDLAEVVRVDAGARISCVIRGLHGQVLARTPAALP, from the coding sequence ATGAGTCTACGTCTTCGTGCCGTACTGATTGCAGGGATTTCTCTTGTCCTTCTCTGGGGCGCGGCGGCCGCCTGGATGATGCAAGGCGTCCGTGCCGACCTTGATAAAACCCTGGATGGTCGGCTGGCCATGTCGGCACGCATGGTCGCGGGATTACTGGAACGTGGCGCATTAACGCCCGGTCAACCGGCCCCTGATCTGGCTGAGGTGGTCCGCGTTGATGCCGGCGCCCGAATCAGCTGTGTCATCCGTGGGCTGCACGGCCAGGTTCTGGCAAGAACACCGGCGGCCCTGCCCTGA
- a CDS encoding ATP-binding protein encodes MNSGGYQITTADSIDQRDVLVNELLHAVGVPFLIAILGGLAALWIGIGRGLAPLQNLCLQLRAKQTDDTTPIAVTRSPSELRPVLDAMNGLLGRLAQALSSQRAFTDAAAHELRTPLTVIDTHLQVVRVTEGAEAQASLRSAEQGVQRLRRTLDQMMTLARTEASTTGHEARCTSVQSAVEHVLTLVDEEARPRLVLHVTGADQEAPVPRSMLETAVRNLIENALRYSPNSTPVEVTLTFEQSSERCCIAVADRGPGFTEEQTPQIGRRFWRGDQGRHRENGAGLGISIVHAIAERFGGKLTFEPREGGGLVAKICLPCEKGAGNLS; translated from the coding sequence TTGAATAGCGGCGGATATCAGATCACGACCGCAGACAGTATTGATCAAAGAGATGTTCTTGTTAACGAATTACTGCATGCAGTAGGCGTACCGTTTTTGATCGCTATCCTGGGTGGATTGGCGGCGCTCTGGATAGGCATCGGCCGGGGATTGGCGCCATTGCAAAACTTGTGTCTGCAGTTGCGTGCAAAGCAAACCGACGATACCACGCCCATCGCCGTAACCCGCTCACCATCGGAACTCAGACCCGTACTGGATGCGATGAACGGATTGCTGGGAAGGCTGGCGCAGGCGCTATCCAGTCAAAGGGCCTTTACTGATGCTGCCGCGCACGAATTACGTACGCCATTAACCGTGATCGACACCCACTTGCAAGTTGTCCGCGTAACCGAAGGCGCAGAAGCACAGGCCTCGCTGCGTAGCGCAGAGCAAGGGGTACAACGATTGCGCCGAACGCTTGATCAGATGATGACACTGGCCCGCACGGAAGCCTCCACAACAGGTCATGAGGCGCGTTGCACATCCGTGCAATCTGCTGTTGAGCACGTGCTCACACTGGTAGACGAGGAGGCCCGACCCCGTCTTGTGCTACACGTGACAGGAGCAGACCAGGAAGCACCCGTACCCAGATCAATGCTGGAAACAGCCGTACGCAATCTGATCGAAAATGCTTTGCGCTACTCCCCCAACAGCACGCCGGTAGAAGTCACCCTGACCTTTGAGCAATCCTCTGAACGCTGCTGCATCGCCGTTGCCGACCGTGGACCCGGTTTCACCGAAGAACAAACCCCGCAAATAGGCAGACGCTTCTGGCGTGGCGACCAAGGCCGCCATAGAGAAAATGGCGCGGGTCTTGGCATCTCTATCGTACACGCGATAGCAGAGCGATTTGGTGGAAAACTGACGTTTGAGCCCCGCGAAGGCGGGGGCCTGGTGGCGAAGATCTGTCTGCCGTGTGAAAAAGGCGCAGGCAATTTAAGCTGA